A DNA window from Ipomoea triloba cultivar NCNSP0323 chromosome 10, ASM357664v1 contains the following coding sequences:
- the LOC116033551 gene encoding subtilisin-like protease SBT5.6 translates to MKNFSVIVLFLVILNVLAAASSAVERKVYVVYLGEHSGGKSFKEIEDHHCSFLLSVKGSKEEATASLVHSYKNVINGFSALLTQEEADRISEMEGVISVFHSNPTEIKPHTTRSWDFVNLLESINNGNSIRGGEDLLSKANGGKDVIVGIMDSGVWPESPSFSDEGMEPIPSSWKGICQEGVAFNSSHCNRKLIGARYYLKSYEVNFGRLNESRDFRSPRDVDGHGTHTASTVGGRRVPNAAALGGFGNGTASGGAPNVRLAIYKVCWPIPDQTLAERNTCADDDIIAAFDDAISDGVHVISLSLGSIPKGQYYTQNGIAIGALHAVKRNIVVACSAGNNGPELSTVGNVAPWIITVGASSTDRVFSSPLKLGNGMIIEGQTVTPMRRRAMLPLVYAGNVEIPGTTNSTTTGLCRPGTLSRNLVKGKIVVCRSFPDILASQEVQRAGGAATILGNQYNEIQVDSFLHPTTVVFSYGLIAIVKYIRNDENPMATLLPGETVLGTKPAPVMAPFTSVGPNIIEPNILKPDITAPGLNILAAWSEASSPTKFPFDRRVVKYNIVSGTSMSCPHVSAIAALLKAIHPDWSSAAIRSAIMTTATTNNLLGAPIVNSTGYLATPFEYGAGHILPSKAADPGLVYDTTYNDYLLYLCNTGVALDSSFKCPKNTPSASDLNYPSLSISNLQGSMTVKRTVTNVGNGNSTYVVKVAPPPGYVVAISPTTLRFSQHGEKQSFNVTIRTNGVGKRNGFAFGGYSWSDGAHVVSSPIAVSSS, encoded by the exons atgaagaatttttcTGTGATTGTTCTGTTTCTTGTCATTCTTAATGTCCTAGcagcagcttcatctgcagTAGAGAGAAAG GTTTATGTGGTATACCTTGGGGAGCACAGTGGGGGGAAATCTTtcaaagaaattgaagatcACCATTGCTCCTTTCTCCTTTCTGTAAAGGGTTCCAAAGAAGAAGCTACAGCCTCTCTAGTTCACAGCTACAAGAATGTTATCAATGGCTTCTCGGCTTTGCTTACCCAAGAAGAAGCCGACAGGATATCAG AAATGGAAGGTGTTATATCGGTGTTTCATAGCAACCCCACAGAAATAAAGCCTCATACTACGAGATCTTGGGATTTTGTCAACTTACTCGAATCAATAAATAATGGTAACTCAATAAGGGGAGGAGAGGATTTGTTGAGTAAAGCAAATGGTGGAAAAGATGTAATTGTCGGTATTATGGACTCAG GTGTGTGGCCTGAGTCTCCCAGCTTTAGCGACGAAGGTATGGAACCAATTCCTAGTTCATGGAAAGGAATATGCCAAGAAGGTGTTGCCTTTAACTCGTCTCATTGCAATAg gaaacTAATTGGAGCAAGATACTATTTGAAGAGTTATGAAGTCAACTTTGGTCGTCTCAATGAGAGCAGAGACTTCAGATCTCCGAGAGACGTTGACGGCCATGGAACTCACACGGCTTCCACCGTGGGCGGCCGAAGAGTCCCTAACGCCGCCGCCCTTGGTGGGTTCGGCAACGGGACCGCCTCCGGCGGGGCACCAAACGTGCGCCTCGCAATCTATAAGGTTTGCTGGCCAATTCCCGACCAAACCTTAGCAGAAAGAAACACGTGCGCCGACGACGACATTATTGCGGCATTCGACGATGCAATCTCCGATGGGGTCCACGTAATCAGCCTCTCCCTGGGCTCCATACCTAAAGGACAGTATTATACACAGAATGGTATAGCCATCGGAGCTTTACACGCAGTGAAGCGCAACATTGTGGTGGCATGTAGTGCCGGAAATAATGGACCGGAACTGTCCACGGTGGGTAATGTGGCGCCTTGGATCATCACGGTGGGGGCAAGCAGTACCGATCGAGTGTTTTCGTCACCTTTGAAGTTAGGAAATGGCATGATTATTGAG GGACAAACAGTCACTCCTATGAGGAGAAGAGCTATGCTTCCACTAGTTTACGCTGGCAATGTAGAAATTCCTGGAACCACCAACAGCACTACAACAGG GCTATGCAGACCTGGTACCCTTTCAAGAAACCTCGTAAAAGGAAAGATTGTGGTTTGCCGAAGTTTTCCTGACATATTAGCATCGCAAGAGGTGCAAAGAGCTGGCGGCGCTGCTACCATACTAGGAAATCAATATAACGAAATACAAGTTGATTCTTTTCTTCATCCCACAACTGTTGTGTTCAGTTACGGTTTAATTGCAATCGTCAAATACATACGTAACGATGAGAATCCGATGGCAACTCTTCTGCCCGGAGAAACTGTTCTGGGGACCAAGCCCGCGCCTGTCATGGCTCCTTTCACCTCCGTAGGTCCCAACATCATTGAACCAAACATTCTCAAG CCGGACATTACCGCTCCTGGACTTAACATATTAGCAGCATGGAGTGAGGCGTCGTCTCCGACAAAATTCCCATTTGATCGCCGAGTGGTAAAGTACAACATAGTATCTGGAACTTCAATGTCTTGCCCACACGTTTCTGCCATAGCTGCCCTTCTTAAGGCCATTCATCCGGATTGGAGCAGTGCTGCCATCAGATCAGCCATAATGACTACAG CAACTACTAACAATCTGTTAGGGGCACCAATAGTGAACTCAACTGGGTATTTAGCTACACCGTTTGAATACGGAGCAGGGCATATTTTGCCGTCCAAAGCAGCGGATCCTGGACTAGTCTATGATACAACTTACAATGACTATCTTCTCTACCTTTGCAATACCGGAGTCGCTCTCGATTCTTCTTTCAAGTGTCCCAAAAACACACCCTCGGCAAGTGACCTTAACTATCCATCATTATCAATATCCAATCTCCAAGGATCCATGACAGTTAAAAGAACAGTTACCAATGTTGGAAATGGCAACTCAACTTATGTTGTCAAGGTGGCACCTCCACCAGGATATGTTGTGGCTATTTCTCCAACGACCTTAAGATTTAGTCAACATGGAGAAAAGCAAAGTttcaatgtaaccatcagaaCTAACGGTGTTGGAAAGAGAAATGGATTTGCCTTTGGTGGGTACTCATGGAGTGATGGGGCTCATGTTGTGAGTAGTCCAATTGCGGTATCATCATCATAA
- the LOC116033522 gene encoding uncharacterized protein LOC116033522, which produces MTKQKIRELSWFENDPGASFVNISCLPALLNSSCLHKFSNLCDLSTHATHTHVCRVWLDQIEYCHVGTRLSHAPCGHFVNEGCNGELKCIFCHCICNDEVVRSFHLRITIADGSAKVLTWCTGHTATELLQITPDEFCELPEEEQIMYPSSLENEKFTVALVKGRGSMDNQSVSWEITRAVKYE; this is translated from the exons ATGACCAAACAGAAAAT CCGTGAACTATCATGGTTTGAGAATGATCCTGGAGCTTCTTTTGTCAATATTAGCTGCCTACCCGCACTGCTTAATTCATCATGTCTTCACAAGTTCTCCAACCTTTGTGATCTGTCAACCCATGCTACCCATACACAT GTATGCCGGGTTTGGCTGGATCAAATTGAGTATTGTCATGTTGGTACAAGATTGTCACATGCCCCTTGTGGCCATTTTGTTAATGAGGGTTGTAATGGAGAGCTAAAGTGCATCTTTTGTCACTGCATATGCAATGATGAAGTGGTTAGGAGTTTCCATTTGAGAATTACTATTGCTGATGGCAGTGCAAAAGTATTAACCTGGTGCACTGGCCACACTGCCACGGAGTTGCTGCAAATAACTCCAGATGAGTTCTGTGAACTGCCAGAG GAAGAGCAAATTATGTATCCTTCTTCACTTGAGAATGAAAAGTTTACAGTGGCATTGGTGAAGGGTCGTGGAAGTATGGACAATCAAAGTGTATCGTGGGAAATTACACGCGCAGTCAAGTATGAATGA